The following are encoded together in the Capsulimonas corticalis genome:
- a CDS encoding ankyrin repeat domain-containing protein: MHLTRARFAAKAACVVLCSSLLTAPQGVWAQTAAPAMTADQSATALAGAQSALLSFAHSKSMAEVVDHMTDRSVGVFGIIFTIPIAFGIGFSQMGATPDKPSSDPTLQKDFNDFLTRYLGDPKPDKPITGLPETLKGHEREFVTKLTEFETRLDKMSKDGGKDDGFQFSQAIPTDFTKYTFSVVSPTEVKITPKKGNTLKLPGVVSISAMQEDGQWRLDLGDPAVILNAMSKSMSPGKPSDPPANPLADKMIEAAKSHDIPAIKALLHKDPKLVDAQDFMGESALYNTVFWEDVPTAAFLIAHGAKVNAPNHMGQTPLDEAVFFHRTKMIALLKKHGGKTTPKKKSASN, translated from the coding sequence ATGCACCTCACACGAGCGCGATTCGCCGCCAAAGCCGCCTGCGTCGTTCTCTGTTCGTCCCTTTTGACCGCGCCCCAGGGTGTTTGGGCGCAGACAGCCGCGCCCGCCATGACGGCGGACCAGTCGGCGACAGCCCTTGCGGGGGCTCAGAGCGCGCTGCTGAGTTTCGCGCACTCGAAGTCGATGGCGGAAGTCGTCGACCACATGACCGACCGCTCGGTCGGCGTGTTTGGGATTATCTTCACCATTCCCATCGCGTTTGGCATCGGCTTCTCGCAGATGGGAGCGACTCCCGACAAGCCCTCCTCGGATCCGACCCTGCAAAAGGACTTCAACGATTTCCTCACGCGCTATCTCGGCGATCCCAAGCCCGACAAGCCGATCACCGGCCTGCCCGAGACGCTCAAGGGGCATGAGCGCGAGTTCGTCACGAAGCTGACGGAGTTTGAAACACGCTTGGATAAGATGAGCAAGGACGGGGGTAAGGATGACGGCTTCCAATTCAGCCAGGCCATTCCCACGGACTTCACGAAGTATACGTTCTCCGTCGTCAGCCCCACGGAAGTGAAGATCACGCCGAAAAAAGGGAATACGCTGAAGCTGCCGGGCGTCGTCAGCATCTCCGCCATGCAGGAAGACGGGCAGTGGCGGCTGGATCTGGGCGACCCCGCCGTCATTCTGAACGCGATGTCGAAGAGCATGTCTCCGGGGAAACCATCGGATCCGCCGGCCAATCCTCTGGCCGACAAGATGATCGAAGCCGCCAAATCGCACGATATTCCCGCGATCAAAGCCCTGCTGCACAAAGACCCAAAACTCGTCGACGCTCAGGACTTTATGGGGGAAAGCGCGCTGTATAACACGGTCTTTTGGGAAGACGTCCCGACGGCGGCGTTTCTCATCGCCCACGGCGCCAAAGTCAACGCGCCCAACCATATGGGGCAGACGCCTCTGGACGAAGCGGTCTTCTTCCATCGGACCAAGATGATCGCGCTGCTCAAAAAGCACGGCGGGAAAACCACGCCTAAGAAGAAGTCGGCGTCCAATTAA
- the bioF gene encoding 8-amino-7-oxononanoate synthase produces the protein MNLNTELSADLDRLKGAHLHRRLRRTESPPGPWAVVDSRRVLVLGSNNYLGLATHPLVREAAREATETWGTGASGSRLTSGNLDLHEALERDLADFKHTEAALLFGSGYAANVGTIPALAGPGDLILSDKLNHASLIDGVRLSRAEFRIYDHNDADHVRELLHDRDRFRRCLIVTDGVFSMDGDLAPLPELQTIAAEHGAWLYVDDAHGAGVLGGSGGGSLEYFGMQPGNTIQMGTLSKALGSEGGYIAGSRVLIDYLRNSARSFIFTTAPSPAPVAAARAALRLLRAEPERREQLSLNSGHLRALLSQRGVVTADSVTPIIPVLIGSSQRALAVSESLENAGVWAPAIRPPTVPEGAARLRVSVMATHTVEDLERAADAIAEAMG, from the coding sequence TTGAACCTGAACACCGAACTATCCGCCGACCTGGACCGGCTGAAGGGCGCGCACTTGCACCGCCGCCTGCGGCGGACCGAAAGCCCGCCCGGGCCGTGGGCCGTCGTGGACAGCCGCCGGGTTCTGGTGCTCGGCTCCAATAACTATCTCGGCCTGGCGACGCATCCCCTTGTCCGCGAAGCCGCCCGGGAGGCGACGGAAACCTGGGGGACCGGCGCCTCCGGATCGCGCCTGACCAGCGGCAACCTCGATCTGCACGAGGCGCTGGAGAGGGACCTCGCCGACTTCAAGCACACCGAGGCGGCGCTGCTGTTCGGCAGCGGGTACGCCGCAAATGTCGGGACGATCCCCGCGCTCGCCGGCCCCGGCGACCTGATCCTGAGCGATAAGCTCAACCACGCCAGCCTCATCGATGGCGTTCGACTGAGCCGCGCGGAATTTCGCATCTACGACCACAACGACGCCGATCATGTCCGCGAGCTGCTGCACGACCGCGACCGATTTCGCCGCTGCCTGATCGTCACCGACGGCGTCTTCAGCATGGATGGCGACCTTGCGCCCCTGCCCGAGCTGCAAACCATCGCCGCCGAGCACGGCGCCTGGCTTTATGTCGACGACGCGCATGGCGCGGGCGTGCTGGGCGGCTCCGGCGGCGGATCGCTGGAGTACTTCGGGATGCAGCCCGGCAACACGATCCAGATGGGAACGCTCAGCAAGGCGCTCGGGTCCGAAGGCGGCTATATCGCCGGAAGCCGGGTGCTGATCGACTATCTGCGCAACAGCGCGCGCTCCTTTATCTTCACCACCGCCCCGAGCCCCGCCCCGGTCGCCGCCGCCCGCGCCGCCCTGCGGCTGCTGCGCGCCGAGCCGGAGCGCCGCGAACAGCTCAGCCTCAACTCCGGCCACCTGCGCGCTCTGCTTTCCCAGCGCGGCGTCGTCACCGCCGACAGCGTCACCCCGATCATCCCCGTCCTCATCGGCTCCTCCCAGCGCGCCCTGGCCGTCTCGGAATCCCTGGAAAACGCCGGCGTCTGGGCGCCCGCCATCCGTCCGCCCACCGTCCCCGAAGGCGCCGCCCGCCTACGCGTCAGCGTCATGGCGACACACACCGTCGAAGATCTCGAACGCGCGGCAGACGCGATCGCGGAGGCGATGGGATGA
- a CDS encoding DUF5335 family protein produces MPTREIPFTEWKSYLETFSKRHQGAVAKVLVADPSGEHTVVKSLPFVGISLETKGSGDHEIALELGDDATDHETHFIAQPKKLYHKDATTDLSEEINKDEILEVTSATDPPITVIHLRHS; encoded by the coding sequence GAGAAATCCCATTTACGGAATGGAAGTCATATCTGGAAACGTTCAGCAAGCGCCACCAGGGCGCCGTCGCGAAGGTCTTGGTCGCCGACCCTTCGGGCGAGCACACCGTCGTCAAATCCCTGCCCTTCGTGGGCATCTCTCTGGAGACCAAAGGCAGCGGCGATCATGAAATCGCCCTGGAGCTGGGCGACGACGCCACGGACCACGAGACCCACTTCATCGCGCAGCCGAAGAAGCTCTATCACAAGGACGCCACCACGGATCTGAGCGAGGAGATCAACAAGGACGAGATCCTCGAAGTCACATCCGCCACGGACCCGCCGATCACCGTGATCCATCTGCGGCATTCGTAA
- a CDS encoding cytochrome P450, giving the protein MLQYAMTSVLAPPAPKSLAEFRSDPIAFLRRLSREGGDMAHFLMARRRFVLVSHPDAIREVLVTRQSSFVKGPGLLRAEPLLGGGLLTSDGADHRRQRRQLQPTFSPANLDKYLAVMGELAGAMRDEWGDGETRDAHREMSRLTLEIAVRTLFGEGGVAGCPHFAGDNIGDAITDAIFTRFGKLTNEQAPPEKSADRQSPSAVLESAVDRLLQRHAAEDDTLLALLFQDTGRTPEVQDAERRDQAMTFLIAGHESVSVALSWAWFLLSRHPEAEERFHREIDGWDGEDLPALAVTRAVIAETMRLYPPAWMMSREAREPVTIGGEMVEAGTIAVVAPCVTHHDARFFPAPEAFCPERWLAAQTWPRFAYFPFGAGARKCIGDEFAWREMTLLMATLGREWRLRPEPGAPTPDPQPIVTLRPRGGMPMRLTRRRFNWTPTSS; this is encoded by the coding sequence ATGCTACAATACGCCATGACCTCCGTCCTGGCGCCGCCCGCGCCCAAATCGCTGGCTGAGTTTCGGTCCGATCCCATCGCCTTCCTGCGTCGCCTGTCGCGTGAAGGCGGCGATATGGCTCATTTTCTCATGGCGCGCCGCCGCTTTGTCCTCGTCAGCCATCCCGACGCCATTCGGGAAGTGCTGGTCACGCGCCAATCCTCCTTTGTCAAAGGCCCCGGGCTGCTGCGCGCCGAGCCGCTGCTCGGCGGCGGTCTGCTCACCAGCGACGGCGCCGACCACCGCCGCCAGCGCCGGCAATTGCAGCCGACGTTTTCCCCTGCGAATTTAGACAAGTATCTCGCCGTGATGGGCGAACTCGCCGGCGCGATGCGTGACGAGTGGGGCGACGGCGAGACGCGCGACGCGCACCGGGAGATGAGCCGACTGACGCTGGAGATTGCGGTGCGGACGCTGTTTGGCGAGGGGGGCGTCGCCGGATGTCCACACTTCGCGGGGGACAATATTGGCGATGCGATCACCGACGCCATCTTCACTCGTTTTGGAAAACTCACGAACGAGCAGGCGCCGCCTGAGAAGTCAGCAGACAGGCAGAGCCCGAGCGCGGTGCTCGAATCCGCCGTCGATCGTCTCCTCCAGCGCCACGCCGCCGAGGACGACACCCTGCTTGCCCTCCTGTTCCAAGACACCGGCCGGACGCCGGAAGTTCAAGACGCCGAGCGGCGCGACCAGGCGATGACGTTTCTCATCGCCGGTCATGAATCCGTCTCGGTGGCGCTGTCGTGGGCCTGGTTTTTGCTGTCACGGCATCCCGAAGCTGAGGAACGTTTCCACCGAGAGATCGATGGATGGGATGGGGAAGATCTGCCGGCGCTCGCCGTTACGCGCGCCGTCATCGCCGAGACGATGCGGCTTTACCCGCCGGCGTGGATGATGAGCCGGGAGGCGCGGGAGCCGGTGACGATCGGCGGCGAGATGGTGGAGGCGGGGACGATCGCCGTGGTCGCTCCGTGCGTGACGCATCACGACGCGCGGTTCTTTCCGGCGCCGGAGGCGTTTTGTCCGGAACGGTGGCTGGCGGCCCAGACTTGGCCGCGCTTCGCATACTTCCCATTTGGGGCGGGCGCGCGCAAGTGTATCGGCGATGAGTTTGCCTGGCGCGAAATGACGCTGCTGATGGCGACGCTGGGGCGGGAGTGGCGCCTGCGGCCGGAGCCGGGCGCGCCGACGCCCGACCCGCAGCCGATCGTGACCCTCCGGCCGCGCGGCGGCATGCCGATGCGTCTGACGCGCCGGCGATTTAATTGGACGCCGACTTCTTCTTAG
- a CDS encoding ankyrin repeat domain-containing protein — protein sequence MQPTSYSPTPVKGTMILILGILSIVGLPILGPVAWIMGNNGIQTIDRGNGDFQQRQNTMIGRICGIVGTVILALSVVAIVAALALGLTFGGLIKNKVAQETNPQSAIAKAHARAHGKLAPSAGALDYAIGQNDVAKIRAIAHKNRAALNARDAIGQTPIFLTVTQGKPAMTSLLLRLGANVNAKDNTGATPLDKARALGKDDVLAVLVSHGGRSGKG from the coding sequence ATGCAGCCTACGTCTTATAGCCCTACTCCCGTCAAGGGGACGATGATTTTGATCCTCGGGATTCTGAGCATTGTCGGCCTGCCCATCCTCGGCCCCGTCGCCTGGATCATGGGGAACAACGGAATCCAAACGATCGACCGAGGAAACGGCGATTTCCAGCAGCGGCAGAACACGATGATCGGCCGGATCTGCGGCATCGTCGGCACGGTTATCCTGGCGCTTTCCGTCGTGGCGATCGTCGCCGCGCTCGCGCTGGGCTTAACATTCGGCGGCTTGATCAAGAACAAAGTCGCCCAGGAGACCAACCCACAGTCGGCGATCGCGAAAGCGCACGCGCGCGCTCACGGAAAACTCGCGCCCAGCGCCGGCGCGCTGGACTACGCGATCGGTCAAAACGATGTGGCGAAGATCCGCGCCATCGCCCACAAAAACCGGGCGGCGCTCAACGCGCGCGACGCCATTGGGCAGACCCCGATCTTTTTGACCGTGACTCAGGGCAAGCCGGCCATGACATCGCTCCTGCTGCGCCTGGGCGCGAATGTCAACGCCAAGGACAACACCGGCGCCACGCCCCTGGACAAAGCGCGCGCGCTGGGCAAGGACGATGTGCTGGCGGTGCTGGTCAGCCACGGCGGTCGCAGCGGCAAGGGCTGA
- a CDS encoding very short patch repair endonuclease, with the protein MTDTISPEERSAVMRQVKSKNTKPEMQIRSRLHRRGYRFRLHRRDLPGVPDLVFPSRKTVVFIHGCFWHGHPCKRGQRPPATNAEYWRAKIARNEARDTVNLQKLAELGWKAIVIWECEMKLIDAAIDRLAAELDGNKA; encoded by the coding sequence ATGACGGACACGATCTCTCCCGAAGAGCGCAGCGCGGTGATGCGGCAGGTCAAGTCCAAGAACACCAAGCCTGAGATGCAGATCCGCTCGCGGCTGCACCGGCGCGGCTATCGCTTTCGCCTGCACCGCCGCGACCTGCCCGGCGTCCCCGACCTCGTCTTTCCCAGTCGCAAAACCGTCGTCTTCATCCACGGCTGCTTCTGGCACGGCCACCCCTGCAAGCGCGGCCAGCGCCCGCCGGCGACCAACGCCGAGTACTGGCGCGCCAAGATCGCCCGCAACGAAGCGCGCGACACGGTCAACCTGCAAAAGCTCGCGGAGCTGGGGTGGAAGGCGATTGTGATCTGGGAGTGCGAGATGAAGCTGATCGACGCCGCAATCGACCGGCTGGCGGCGGAGCTGGATGGGAATAAAGCCTAA
- a CDS encoding DNA cytosine methyltransferase has product MQTISPSSTKPAALDFFAGGGLASEGLKSQFDVVWANDFAPKKALVYQANHPGHLHVGPIQEVRGGDLPAAALAWASFPCQDLSLAGRMLGMHSGTRSGLVWEWLRILGELRERPPVVVAENVSGLLSSEGGAHFRMLHAALSDLGYRVGALALDAARWLPQSRPRVFVVGARRDLDTKALEALDASWAHSEAVRRVSDTDGWVWWDLPEPPQRTVRLSSLIDRDAPVHADARAAHALSLLSDRHRRKLSALANGDIVPGYRRVRDGRQVLELRFDGVAGCLRTPSGGSSRQVIVIRRGDEFQTRLLTVREAARLMGAPETYQIPGSYNDGYKAMGDAVAVPVVEHLARHLLASLARIANVVTPR; this is encoded by the coding sequence GTGCAAACCATTTCCCCATCTTCCACAAAACCCGCCGCGCTCGACTTCTTCGCCGGCGGCGGCCTCGCGTCCGAAGGGCTGAAATCTCAGTTCGATGTCGTTTGGGCCAATGACTTTGCGCCCAAAAAGGCGCTGGTCTATCAGGCGAACCATCCCGGGCATCTGCATGTCGGGCCGATCCAGGAGGTTCGCGGCGGCGATCTGCCGGCGGCGGCGCTCGCGTGGGCGAGTTTTCCGTGCCAGGATCTCTCGCTCGCCGGGCGGATGCTTGGCATGCACTCCGGGACGCGCAGCGGGCTGGTGTGGGAGTGGCTGCGTATCCTGGGCGAGCTGCGGGAGCGTCCGCCGGTGGTGGTCGCGGAAAACGTCTCCGGGCTGCTGTCCTCCGAGGGCGGCGCGCATTTTCGAATGCTGCACGCGGCTTTGAGCGATCTGGGATATCGGGTCGGCGCGCTGGCGCTGGACGCCGCGCGCTGGCTGCCGCAGTCCCGCCCGCGCGTTTTTGTCGTCGGCGCCCGCCGCGACTTGGACACCAAGGCTTTGGAAGCCCTGGACGCATCCTGGGCCCACTCCGAGGCGGTGCGGCGCGTGTCGGACACGGACGGCTGGGTCTGGTGGGACTTGCCCGAACCGCCCCAGCGCACGGTGCGCCTGTCCAGCCTCATCGATCGTGACGCGCCGGTCCACGCCGATGCCCGGGCGGCCCATGCGTTGAGCCTGCTTTCGGACCGCCACCGGCGAAAGCTGTCGGCGCTGGCGAATGGCGATATTGTACCCGGCTACCGCCGTGTCCGCGATGGCCGGCAGGTATTGGAGCTGCGCTTTGACGGCGTGGCGGGATGCCTGCGCACGCCGAGCGGCGGCAGCAGCCGGCAGGTGATCGTGATCCGCCGGGGCGATGAGTTTCAGACGCGTCTGCTCACCGTGCGTGAGGCCGCGCGCCTGATGGGCGCGCCGGAGACCTATCAGATTCCGGGATCGTACAATGATGGGTATAAGGCCATGGGCGACGCCGTCGCGGTTCCGGTCGTGGAGCATCTCGCGCGGCATCTGCTCGCGTCGCTCGCACGGATCGCGAACGTGGTGACCCCGAGGTAA
- the bioA gene encoding adenosylmethionine--8-amino-7-oxononanoate transaminase codes for MTVHRRITIKHKSTMTNTELTQLEKAHLWHPFTQMRDWEVSSPIFIESGQGVKLRDMEGREYYDANSSMWLNVHGHRRPEIDAAVIAQIGKVAHSTMLGLTHEPGARLAARLAALAPPGLTRVFYSDNGSTANEVALKMAFQYWRHQGQDRRRFIALSEGYHGDTIGAVSVGGVGLFHGIFRDLLFEVDFVPSPARAASLEAAVQQMEAALAAHNDEVCAVILEPLVQMAGGILTAPAGYLKAVRELCDRYDVLLIADEVATGFGRTGAMFACDLAGVSPDFLCLGKGLTGGYLPLAATLATDKIYDAFLGDYKEWKSFTHGHSYTGNPLACAAALASLDIFEQEQVIDGLAPKITLIRQILSEIESLPHVGGIRQCGLMAGIEIVRDKSRHELYPFEDAIGVRICRRALAMGLITRPLGHVITFVPPLASSPGELTEMLGILREAIAWETQDA; via the coding sequence ATCACCGTTCACAGACGAATCACAATCAAACACAAAAGCACGATGACCAACACCGAACTCACCCAGCTTGAAAAAGCTCACCTCTGGCACCCCTTCACCCAAATGCGCGATTGGGAAGTGTCCAGCCCCATCTTCATTGAAAGCGGCCAGGGCGTCAAATTGCGCGACATGGAGGGGCGCGAGTATTATGACGCCAACTCGTCGATGTGGCTCAATGTCCACGGACACCGGCGGCCGGAGATCGACGCCGCCGTGATCGCGCAGATCGGCAAGGTCGCGCATTCGACGATGCTGGGCTTGACCCATGAGCCGGGCGCGCGGCTGGCGGCGCGGCTGGCGGCGCTGGCGCCGCCGGGGCTGACGCGCGTGTTTTACTCGGACAATGGGTCCACCGCCAATGAGGTCGCGCTGAAGATGGCGTTCCAGTACTGGCGGCATCAGGGGCAGGATCGCCGGCGGTTTATCGCTCTCTCGGAAGGCTACCATGGGGACACCATCGGCGCGGTGAGCGTCGGCGGCGTCGGCCTCTTCCATGGGATCTTTCGCGACTTGCTGTTCGAGGTCGATTTCGTTCCCTCACCCGCGCGCGCCGCGAGTTTGGAGGCGGCCGTCCAGCAAATGGAAGCGGCGCTGGCGGCGCATAATGATGAGGTCTGCGCCGTGATTCTGGAGCCGCTCGTACAGATGGCGGGCGGGATTCTGACGGCGCCGGCAGGATATCTCAAAGCCGTCCGAGAACTGTGCGATCGGTATGACGTGCTGCTGATCGCCGACGAAGTGGCGACGGGCTTTGGACGCACCGGCGCGATGTTCGCCTGCGATTTGGCAGGCGTTTCGCCCGATTTTCTGTGCCTGGGCAAAGGGCTGACCGGCGGCTACCTGCCGCTGGCGGCGACGCTGGCGACGGACAAGATCTACGACGCGTTTCTCGGCGACTACAAGGAGTGGAAAAGCTTCACGCACGGCCATTCCTACACGGGCAACCCGCTGGCCTGCGCCGCCGCCCTCGCCAGTCTGGATATCTTCGAGCAGGAGCAGGTAATCGATGGGCTCGCGCCGAAGATAACGCTTATCCGCCAGATCCTTTCCGAGATCGAATCCCTGCCGCATGTCGGCGGGATTCGGCAGTGCGGGCTGATGGCGGGGATCGAGATCGTCCGCGATAAATCTCGTCACGAACTGTACCCGTTCGAGGACGCCATTGGCGTTCGTATCTGCCGCCGCGCCCTGGCGATGGGCTTGATCACCCGGCCGCTCGGGCATGTGATCACCTTTGTCCCGCCGCTGGCGAGCTCGCCTGGGGAGCTGACCGAGATGCTGGGGATTCTCCGGGAAGCGATTGCCTGGGAAACCCAGGACGCCTGA
- the bioD gene encoding dethiobiotin synthase has protein sequence MTPSIFITGTDTGVGKTIVTAALARALRDLGRDIGVMKPIQTGVARTSEGWEPGDAEYLAAVSSTGDPMDLICPVRLEAPLAPSVAAELAGTAVDLDRVLASYRKLRTRHAGVLIEGAGGITVPIQKDYGMADLARAMDLPLLIVARPALGTINHTALTAHYAQAVGLTVLGIVIAGMPAEPGLAERTSPAAIEQLTGLPVLGCMPFDSNIDVERGDPGETVEWMIASGTAQRVLDRFSLAASGHSNPENP, from the coding sequence ATGACCCCCAGCATTTTCATCACCGGGACCGACACCGGCGTCGGCAAAACCATCGTGACGGCGGCGCTCGCGCGCGCCTTGCGGGATCTGGGGCGCGATATCGGCGTGATGAAACCGATCCAGACGGGGGTGGCGCGGACCTCCGAGGGTTGGGAGCCGGGCGACGCGGAGTACCTGGCGGCGGTCAGCAGCACGGGCGACCCGATGGATTTGATCTGCCCGGTGCGGCTGGAGGCGCCGCTGGCGCCGTCGGTGGCGGCGGAGCTTGCGGGGACGGCGGTCGATCTGGATCGAGTTTTGGCGAGCTATCGAAAATTGCGAACGCGGCATGCAGGCGTTTTGATTGAAGGCGCAGGAGGAATCACGGTTCCAATTCAGAAGGATTACGGAATGGCGGATCTGGCGCGCGCGATGGATCTGCCGCTGCTGATTGTCGCACGGCCGGCGCTGGGGACAATCAACCATACGGCGCTGACGGCGCACTACGCGCAGGCGGTCGGTCTGACCGTGCTGGGGATCGTGATCGCCGGCATGCCGGCGGAGCCGGGCCTGGCCGAGCGGACCAGCCCCGCCGCGATCGAACAATTGACCGGTCTGCCGGTGCTGGGATGCATGCCCTTCGATTCGAATATCGATGTGGAGCGCGGCGATCCGGGCGAAACGGTGGAGTGGATGATTGCGAGCGGAACGGCGCAGCGCGTTCTGGATCGATTTTCACTTGCTGCAAGCGGCCATTCAAATCCCGAAAATCCGTGA